One Bosea sp. 685 DNA segment encodes these proteins:
- a CDS encoding fumarylacetoacetate hydrolase family protein yields MKLASLMHGRDGRLVVVSKDLTRATDAFPVVPTLQGALDDWDRYAPRLTDLAETLEHGSVPSFRFHEHDCAAPLPRAYQWLDASAYVNHVELVRKARGAEMPESFWTDPLMYQGGSDSNLGPRQAVRARSEVDGIDFEAEIAVITGDVPMGVSPAQALGYIRLVMLANDVSLRNQVANELAKGFGFVQSKPPTAFSPVAVTPDELGASWAGGKLHLPLLTQLNGKPFGRPEAGIDMTFDFGALIAHAARTRPLAAGTIIGSGTVSNRGTEGGPGKPLAEGGLGYACIAEQRMVETIAHGAPTTPFLRFGDSIRIEMKTSAGHSIFGAIEQEILPHAE; encoded by the coding sequence ATGAAACTCGCGTCGCTTATGCACGGCCGGGATGGCCGACTCGTCGTAGTCTCGAAAGACCTCACCCGGGCCACCGATGCCTTCCCCGTCGTGCCGACCCTGCAGGGCGCGCTCGACGATTGGGATCGCTACGCGCCGCGCCTCACCGATCTGGCGGAGACGCTGGAGCATGGCTCGGTCCCGTCCTTCCGCTTCCATGAGCATGATTGCGCGGCCCCGCTGCCGCGTGCCTATCAGTGGCTCGATGCCTCGGCTTATGTGAACCATGTCGAACTGGTCCGGAAGGCGCGCGGCGCCGAGATGCCGGAGAGCTTCTGGACCGACCCCTTGATGTATCAGGGCGGCAGCGATTCCAATCTCGGGCCGCGCCAGGCGGTCCGCGCCCGCAGCGAGGTCGACGGCATCGATTTCGAGGCCGAGATCGCGGTCATCACCGGCGACGTGCCGATGGGCGTCTCGCCCGCCCAGGCGCTGGGTTACATCCGCCTGGTCATGCTTGCAAACGACGTGAGCCTGCGGAATCAGGTTGCGAACGAATTGGCGAAAGGCTTTGGATTCGTTCAGTCAAAGCCGCCGACCGCCTTTTCTCCGGTCGCCGTGACGCCGGACGAATTGGGCGCAAGCTGGGCCGGCGGCAAGCTGCACCTGCCGCTGCTGACGCAGCTCAACGGCAAGCCCTTCGGCCGACCTGAGGCCGGCATCGACATGACCTTCGATTTCGGCGCGCTGATCGCCCATGCGGCGCGCACCCGCCCGCTCGCGGCCGGCACAATCATCGGCTCGGGCACGGTCTCGAACCGCGGCACCGAGGGCGGCCCGGGCAAGCCTTTGGCGGAGGGCGGCCTCGGCTATGCCTGCATCGCCGAGCAGCGCATGGTCGAGACGATCGCGCACGGCGCGCCGACGACGCCGTTCCTGCGCTTCGGCGACAGCATCCGCATCGAGATGAAGACCTCAGCCGGTCACTCGATCTTCGGCGCGATCGAACAGGAGATCCTGCCTCACGCAGA
- a CDS encoding TRAP transporter substrate-binding protein, translating into MKRRDFLKTGVLAAAATPVAMPAIAQSAPEVKWRLTSSFPKSLDTIYGTAQQFSKFVSDATDGKFEIQVFAPGEIVPGLQALDAVSSGTVECAHSPTYFYIGKDPTLGLGTGIPFGLNARQQHSWWYFGGGEQVVNGVLDRFNAYSIPCGNSGCQMGGFFRKELTGLDDLKGLKFRIGGMGGAVLAKLGVVPTQIAPGDVYPALERGTIDAAEFVGPYDDEKLGFIRVAKYYYYPGWWEGGAMLHLIIGKEAWAKLPKHYQAIVQNACEAANNWMLAKYDFVNPGGLRRLVAQGAQLKAFPMPVMEAALKAAEEYYAETSAKSPDFKKGYESLVAFRGENLLWWQVAELSYDSFMNRLRAR; encoded by the coding sequence ATGAAACGTCGCGACTTTTTGAAAACAGGAGTTCTCGCCGCCGCCGCGACCCCGGTCGCGATGCCCGCGATCGCGCAGTCGGCTCCCGAGGTGAAATGGCGGTTGACGTCGAGTTTTCCGAAGTCGCTCGACACGATTTACGGCACCGCCCAGCAGTTCTCGAAATTCGTCAGCGACGCCACGGACGGCAAGTTCGAGATCCAGGTCTTTGCGCCCGGCGAGATCGTGCCCGGCCTGCAGGCGCTCGACGCGGTCTCCTCCGGCACGGTCGAATGCGCGCATTCGCCGACCTATTTCTACATCGGCAAGGATCCGACGCTGGGCTTAGGCACCGGCATTCCCTTCGGGCTGAACGCGCGCCAGCAGCATAGCTGGTGGTATTTCGGCGGCGGCGAGCAGGTCGTCAACGGCGTGCTCGACCGCTTCAATGCCTATTCGATCCCCTGCGGCAATTCCGGCTGCCAGATGGGCGGTTTCTTCCGCAAGGAGCTGACCGGGCTCGATGACCTCAAGGGCCTGAAATTCCGCATCGGCGGCATGGGCGGAGCGGTGCTGGCCAAGCTCGGCGTGGTTCCGACCCAGATCGCGCCCGGCGACGTCTATCCGGCGCTGGAGCGCGGCACGATCGATGCGGCCGAGTTCGTCGGCCCCTATGACGATGAGAAGCTCGGCTTCATCCGGGTCGCGAAATATTATTACTACCCCGGCTGGTGGGAGGGCGGCGCGATGCTGCACCTGATCATCGGCAAGGAGGCCTGGGCCAAGCTGCCCAAGCATTATCAGGCGATCGTCCAGAACGCCTGCGAGGCGGCCAATAACTGGATGCTGGCGAAATACGACTTTGTGAACCCCGGCGGCCTGCGCCGTTTGGTGGCGCAAGGCGCGCAGCTGAAGGCGTTCCCGATGCCGGTGATGGAGGCAGCGCTCAAGGCCGCCGAGGAATACTACGCCGAGACCTCGGCCAAGAGCCCGGACTTCAAGAAGGGCTACGAGTCCCTGGTCGCCTTCCGCGGCGAGAATCTGCTCTGGTGGCAGGTGGCGGAGTTGTCCTACGATTCGTTCATGAACCGGCTGCGGGCGCGCTGA
- a CDS encoding CHAD domain-containing protein, producing MRRKPKKSLDAAEMMQRWARHWLRSCRDMPKRALRLIDDAQAEPEQQVHAFRRLMKAWRSLLKLAPDSLADEAGMVRTEIRALRRDFGAARDAVVLARTLEDALGKSLFERLPKPQREAGSPAVPSDLRQRLEAARIKLGRLSVEMARWSVAGEGGAFLLKGFERSCRKTRRRLHRDPLRMSLKRLHASRTAIVDLGYQLQFFRPAEAGEFALRGKLAERLRSQLGAVVDLDLAQRHLITLMRAGLRAKAEHRRAEHKKAGHKKAEHRIARRIVKRRGKAARLARRLLDERPKTLRIRLGEMMAIREPRRVKLS from the coding sequence GTGCGGCGCAAGCCGAAGAAGTCTCTCGACGCAGCGGAGATGATGCAGCGCTGGGCTCGCCATTGGTTGCGCAGCTGCCGCGACATGCCCAAGCGCGCCCTTCGCCTGATCGATGATGCGCAGGCCGAGCCCGAGCAGCAGGTCCATGCGTTCCGACGCCTGATGAAGGCATGGCGTTCCCTGCTCAAGCTCGCGCCGGACTCGCTGGCCGATGAGGCTGGGATGGTGCGCACCGAGATCAGGGCGCTGCGCCGGGATTTCGGCGCCGCGCGTGACGCCGTCGTCCTGGCCAGGACCCTCGAGGACGCGCTGGGGAAGAGCCTCTTCGAGCGTCTGCCGAAACCGCAGCGCGAGGCCGGGTCGCCGGCAGTGCCGTCCGATCTACGACAGCGACTGGAGGCTGCTCGCATCAAGCTGGGCCGGCTCTCCGTCGAGATGGCCCGCTGGTCGGTGGCGGGGGAGGGCGGCGCTTTTCTGCTGAAGGGCTTCGAACGCTCCTGTCGGAAAACACGTCGGCGCCTGCATCGCGATCCGCTCCGGATGAGTTTGAAACGCCTGCACGCGTCGCGGACGGCGATCGTCGATCTCGGCTATCAGCTCCAGTTCTTTCGCCCGGCCGAGGCGGGGGAGTTTGCGTTGAGGGGCAAACTGGCAGAGCGCCTGCGTTCGCAGCTCGGCGCTGTCGTCGATCTCGATCTGGCCCAAAGACATCTGATCACGCTGATGCGGGCCGGCCTCAGGGCCAAGGCTGAGCACAGGAGGGCTGAGCATAAGAAGGCTGGGCATAAGAAGGCCGAACACAGAATCGCCCGGCGCATCGTCAAGCGGCGCGGAAAGGCGGCGCGGCTGGCGCGCCGTTTACTCGATGAACGGCCCAAGACCCTGCGCATCCGCCTGGGCGAGATGATGGCGATCCGGGAGCCGCGCCGGGTCAAGCTGAGCTGA
- a CDS encoding MarR family winged helix-turn-helix transcriptional regulator, with protein MSTNNPSSATAPLLRLEQFLPYRLNVVGLLGSRALGRIIGEHFGIDIPQWRVIAQLGEFGKLTSRDIGELAEMHKTKVSRAVTELEKRGLVSRAENRQDRRESFVALTAAGVRIYGQIVPLALALQARWTEGIAPEELKVFERVLSTLTERGRHLAGGYRGDET; from the coding sequence ATGTCGACGAACAATCCCTCTTCCGCCACCGCCCCCCTGCTCCGGCTGGAGCAATTCCTGCCCTACCGGCTGAACGTCGTCGGCCTCCTCGGCAGCCGGGCGCTCGGGCGGATCATCGGCGAGCATTTCGGCATCGACATCCCGCAATGGCGGGTGATCGCGCAGCTCGGCGAGTTCGGCAAGCTGACCTCGCGCGACATCGGCGAACTCGCCGAGATGCACAAGACCAAGGTCTCGCGCGCCGTCACCGAGCTGGAGAAGCGCGGCCTGGTCTCGCGCGCCGAGAACCGGCAGGACCGGCGCGAGTCCTTCGTGGCGCTGACCGCGGCGGGCGTGCGAATCTACGGCCAGATCGTGCCGCTGGCGCTCGCCTTGCAGGCGCGCTGGACCGAAGGCATCGCTCCCGAAGAATTGAAAGTGTTCGAGCGCGTGCTCTCGACCCTGACCGAACGCGGCCGCCATCTCGCCGGCGGCTATCGCGGCGACGAGACCTGA